AACCGCTACTGCTCGTCCTCCCTGCAGACGACCCGGATGGCCCTGCACGCGATCAAGGCAGGAGAGGGCGACGTGTTCCTCTCCGTGGGCGTCGAGTGCGTGTCCCGCTACGGCAACGGCCGCAGCGACGGCATGCCCGGCACCCGCAACGACGTGTTCGCCGGCGCCCTGGCGCGTACCGAGGCCCGCGCCGAGGCCGGGGCGGACACCTGGCACGACCCGCGCGAGGACGGCGAGCTGCCCGACGTGTACATCGCGATGGGCCAGACCGCGGAGAACGTGGCCCAGCTCAGGGGGATCTCCCGCGAGCTGCAGGACGAGTTCGCCTGCCGCTCGCAGAACCTCGCCGAGCAGGCGATCAAGGACGGCTTCTGGGCGCGCGAGATCACCCCGGTGACGCTGCCGGACGGCACCGCGGTCAGCGCCGACGACGGCCCCCGCCCCGGCACCACCATGGCGGCGCTGTCCGGCCTCAAGCCGGTGTTCCGGCCCGACGGCACGGTGACCGCGGGCAACGCGTGCCCGCTCAACGACGGCGCCGCGGCTCTGGTCATCATGTCCGACCGGCGCGCCGCGGAGCTGGGCCTCACCCCGCTGGCCCGCATCGTCAGCACCGGCCTGTCCGGCCTCTCCCCCGAGATCATGGGCCTGGGCCCGGTCGAGGCGTCGCGGCAGGCGCTGGCCCGCGCGGGCATGTCCATCAAGGACGTCGACCTGGTCGAGATCAACGAGGCGTTCGCCGTCCAGGTCGTCGCCAGCGCCGCCGAGCTGGGCATCGAGTGGGACAAGCTCAACGTCAACGGCGGCGCGATCGCCGTCGGCCACCCCTTCGGCATGACCGGCGCCCGCATCACCAACACGCTGCTCAACTCGCTGCGCTGGCACGACAAGAACATCGGCCTGGAGACCATGTGCGTCGGCGGCGGCCAGGGCATGGCCATGGTGCTGGAGCGCCTGTCCTGACCTCGCCCAGCCTGACGGCCCGGTACGCGTCGCACGTACCGGGCCGTTCCTCATGCG
The Catellatospora sp. IY07-71 DNA segment above includes these coding regions:
- a CDS encoding acetyl-CoA C-acetyltransferase, which encodes MPEAVVVAAARSPIGRANKGSLVTKRPDDLAAAIVRAALDQVPALDPREIGDLVLGCGQPAGEQGHNLGRVVATMLGFDHLPGTTINRYCSSSLQTTRMALHAIKAGEGDVFLSVGVECVSRYGNGRSDGMPGTRNDVFAGALARTEARAEAGADTWHDPREDGELPDVYIAMGQTAENVAQLRGISRELQDEFACRSQNLAEQAIKDGFWAREITPVTLPDGTAVSADDGPRPGTTMAALSGLKPVFRPDGTVTAGNACPLNDGAAALVIMSDRRAAELGLTPLARIVSTGLSGLSPEIMGLGPVEASRQALARAGMSIKDVDLVEINEAFAVQVVASAAELGIEWDKLNVNGGAIAVGHPFGMTGARITNTLLNSLRWHDKNIGLETMCVGGGQGMAMVLERLS